The window CCCATAAGGAAAGAGCATTTCTCATTGTTGAAGAACACCATAAGGGAGTAATGAATCCGATCTTGAAGTTCAAGAAGTATATAATCACCACGGTCTTCTTATCTTCAATGAACTACGCTTATAACAAATTCAAAGACTATGGAGCCAACAAGATAACCGAAACCATCACCGGTGACAACCCTGGATCAGACTGATCTAACCAAAACCTGTTTTTGTGAGTTAGAATTAATAGTACTCTAATATCATTGCAAAGTTGTTCGAAATCAGAGCCTGGCTCAGTTATACTCTACACAAAAGCAAAGACGGCAGTCCCCGGTTTCATGTTGTTTGGATCTGGAGGATGATTGTGGTTAAACATGTTATTTAATGAGTCTAGATACTCTCTACTATGCTGTGTCGTAACTACTCCTGTGTGCGGTTACGGCAGCAGACTCCAGCTGGACCAAATTGTGATTGTGATTAGCATCAAGGGCCATATGTGTGTTGTTTCTTAATCGATATTTTCTTGGGGAGCTGTGACTTGAATTAAGGGTTTTAGGGTGGTTCATGATCTGACGTctgtttcaactttttttttctcattttagtCGAGTATTTTCTAGCTTTATCGTTTCGAACCTGTAACaaagaaacataatttattAGTTATACAACTGGTATAAAACGGACACCAAATACACCTGGTACATATTATAACATGATGATAAGAAAtgaaataatatgaaaaatgaacaaaacactaagaaagaaaaaaaatgttgtctACTTTTCAATTTCGTGATTTGCAAGTGAAGGTAGACTAAATTAAGTTTAGTCTCTAGATTAAAAGAAAATGGATTATTTactggttctttttttttctttttatcaaatttaGAGAATGAAAAGAAATTCAAACTCTTTAGGGGTGATATCCCAGAATACAAAGGCCTAGTATGCACGGGCCGTAATTAGGTAACTCCGCTGTGAAGTAAACAGGGGTAAAATCGAGAATAAAAAAAGAAGGACACTCTTTCATCTCGCGCTTATAAGTAAACATCGCCGCGACTAGGGTTTAATCAATGTGCCTATGAGAGATCAGAGCAAGCGAGTTTGATGCTGTTCTTGTTCCGTTGCGGGCATAAATCGAAAACCCACTCATCTTTTCTCCATTTCCTCTTGCAAGTCATCTTCTTTATTGCAAAATTGGAAGAAAAGAtcgaacatttttttttctgtcattTTCACAAGAGCATAGATTCGAtacaaaatgttttaaaagaattttcACATGTTCTGTTTTGCCTTTGTCGGAAATCTGAGAGAATGTTCTTTTTGTCTAATATCAACAGacaaagtttcaaactttatgtttgtttgaatttttcatGTGGTACCTTCCTTGTGTTGTTGTTGGTTATTGATTATTTAAGGATAATGTGTTTAATCAAAATTGCCTATGAGAGATCAAAGCAGATATATTGGTGCTGTTCTTGTTCCGTTGCGGGCATAAACTAAAACCCATTGATCTTTTCTACACATCAGTTTGCAAGTCATCTTGCAAAATGGAAGAAAAGATccaacattttcttatatatacatatgtgttGTTGTTCGGCGGCCGATCCAAATGGGTTCTTTATCTGGTAATATGGTTTGAAACAGTCATGCCAATCCTGTCTTTCTTTCGTAGTTTGCTAGTGGTTCAAGATTGGTCTTTATACATAAACAGCTTCTATCTTTTGCTGTAACTCTTTTGTGTACTCGGtcatgtgttttgttttgtctgatGGGCAACTTGTGAAGTAGACATTGCAGACATTGCTACAACCATACGGACTTGAATCATATTTACTGACAAAAGAATAGCTCAGTTTTTACATTCAAGGTGCTTTATGGGTCAGTGTTATGACCATTTCAAAAGATTAAACCTCATCTGTACAATAAATAATGCAGGACTCACGGCCATGGCTATCCATCCATTTAAAAGCTTTGTggaatatttttagaaacagaGAGCTTCAGGTTATTTATTGTGTTTGAGATATCATTATCTCGATTCAGCTATAGTGAATCTAGCAACTTGGTTTTACTCAGTTGGATCATAAAGAAGATGATTATAGATTCACCGGTGGTGGATAAAGTAGGGACGGCCTCTAACCTGGTTGATTAGGTCTAAAGTCGTCACACACATTAATCAAGAAGCCAAACAAACGTAGAACACGAAAATATGTTTTCATCTTTCAACACAAACCTCCATATGCTCAACCTAAGTTGCACATACTTACTACCGTATCTTAATCTAATGTAACAAAGATCTTATTACACAAACTCACTCTCACGAGCTTTTTATTTGTCttctgataaaatataaaatgtaggAGAAACCAATAGCGTAGAAGTTTTTTTTAGTTGGGTTGAGAAGGCAGGTCCTGTAATCCACATACCATGTTTGCTGGTACTGCAACATCAATCATCTTCGGATACGCCAGATTCAGATCTATTAATAAGGGTAAAGATCAGACCACGGTTATTATGAGACTGAAGAAAGTTATAAGATATACTAagcagaaagaaaagaaaacttacTTGACATAATGGTTTTGAATGTTTCTTTATCTTTAGTTAAACGTGGGTTGTGTTGCATCTCTTCTCCGACTGTACTTACCTGAACATTAACAGAAAGATAATGTAAAGCCATTGTGTGAATGAATCACGTTTTCATGTTTAGAAAAGCCAATGTGAATGACTTTTTCGTCTTTTGCATTACCTCGTAACCTTTGTAGTCATGAGCTGGATAGATCAATGTGTCCTTTGGCAATGTAAATATCTGGTTTaaacatcaaaaacaaaaagagctttaaaaaaaaactaaactcttCAAAAATATGAATCAATTTCACAATTTGCCTGTGGAGTGGACAAGGTAAGTGTGAAAAACTTGCCTGTGAGTGCACAGACTCATAGAGCTGATCCGAGCTTCCACCCTGCAACCCAACAAGGAAAACATCATCAGTGAAGCTAAACCGATGTCCGAATACAGAACACAGACCTTATGCATCAAAGTTGCAGTTTTTTGGTTCCTTATAACCGATGTTTTTGGTTCTTTATAACCCATTTTCCCCTCTGTTTAGTGTACCTGAAAGTCGGTTCTACCACAACCACGGATCAGTACAGCATCCCCGGTAAAAGCCATTCTTGGTTGGGGCTGATCTGCTCCCTCTCCAGTCACATATGTAACACATCCTGCTGTATGTCCAGGTGTAGAACGGACCTGcaccaaaaaaaacacaaaatgaCTCTGTCTCTCTCTAGTTTCTAAGTTTTGAAAAATCTAGTTACTATACCTCGAGGTATATATTACCAATAGATACTTTCTCTCCATGTTCAAGAAACTTATCTGCCTTGGAACCACTCGCTTTCGAGATTACAGATTTCACACCTGGGAGCTTTGTCTGTGTAAACAAGAAAACAGATCATCCTTGAATCTTCGGTTATGTAAAGAATCATATTGagtaaaagagaaaagagaCCTTAAGAAGACCAGTTCCAGTGACATGATCAGCATGAACATGAGTGTTCATAGCGTAGACAAGCTTCAACCCTAACTCATTAATCAGCTTCAAGTCTCTATCAACAGTCTTGTCCACCGGATCAATCAACTGTTCACAACACACATACGATTTAATAAAACagttttaaatcttttttcaCAAATTTGAATATTCAATAGGGGCATTAATTAAATTCTGTAGAAAACTACACTAAttaagacaaaaagaaaaaaaacatgaactGATCCAAGTTCCCATCATTTCCGACAAAACAATCAGATCACATTCGAGAACAATTCTCAGAAACCCATATCGAAAGATCCAATCTTTACGAACGCAAAAGAACTTACGAGAGCAGGTTTGTCCGGGTGGGAAATGTCGGCGAGAAGATAAGTGTAGGTGGAAGACTCTTTCTCGAAGAGCTGTCGGAAGAGAAGCTTcgaagaggagaaagaggaaGACGAACCCATCGCCGATCTGATGAATGTTCGAGGTTTGGTTGGAGGATGACGGAGAACACGAGATTGCTGGAATCTTggttgaaggagaagaagatgatggagcCGTGAGAAACGTGTCATCAACATcgtttgtttaaaaaaaagagcTTATTGTTGTTAAACCCCCCACGCAAGTGTCGGTGTCAGCGTCTTGGAACAAAAGCAAATAGTGGGACCCACGAAAGATTTGATCCGTGATTGGTATTTGGATCGAGTTGAAATGATAGAAGCGCTTACGAGGAGACAGATAGACTTGAATAATTTGGgcttttttcattattttatcaGGCCTATATTCATCGGCCCATTTAAAGGAAATAAGCGCGTGCCGTCAAGTTAATAATATGGGTAAACTGGTCGATACTTTAAATGTCAACGAGTCATGGTCCTCATGGACTGCTTCTTGTAGGTCCCAAGGAAGGAGTACAAATCATCAGGCTGTTGTATTTTGTTgggtaaaaaacaaaattaatacgGTAACTGCGGTTAAGATTGTCTGATCAATATAACGATTGTTGTTTCAAATAATACACATAAACACAAATCCGAGTGAAGTATCCGAGGATTGGAGCCTTCGAGCAGTTTCAATGAAAAAGGCTACGATCGTTTACGTTGAAATCTACGACCGCTACTTGCAACTTGCAGTTAAAATTTGGTTGGCGAAACATTTTATTCATCGCAATCAGTCGGCACGAtaacaaaatgaataaaaagCTGCGACTTGCCATAAGTTGAATTTTGCATATCGACACCTAGTTCGTAAGTCCACGACTATTGTTTATATACAATGAAACGAATCCAACCTTATATTTGGGTTCTATATCCAATACCACCTTGGCACCATAAGTCGGTTGGTATTGCTTTATAAAGGTCacaagaaaaatgaaaacaatatattttttttttgtaaaaagaaatgaaaacaatattgatttacaaatatatatgtttacgTCTCTTTCTCAAACTTAGTTTATAACATTCAAATTTCACAAAcacaattaattaaaaaagcAAGCAATAATACTTTAAGGGTTTAAGGCACGGTGGTAGCCGTAATACCAGCAACAGTCTGTGTCTTTGGCGTCATCTTTGCAACAAGAGTATATGAGTCCCAAAATGGTAGCTATGATGAGTAGAAGCGAACCCACTATTTTGAGGGTCAGCGCTGTCGTCTCGTCTATCGATTCTTCTTTAATGAATTTTTGCTTCTGATATGATTCTTGAATAGAACAAATGAGCATCAATCGCcctatccatatatatatataataaacgtTTTGGAGACCTGTATTTACAGTTTTAATTATGCAAGTTGCTTGTATATactttagttatattatgacaGTTTTTAAGGAACTTAGATTTGGTATATATAATGTGTTACGAGATTGAGACGTGTGGTTGATCGATTTTACTAGTCAGATTGTCTTATTCTTCGAGTACTCGATTTAATTATCTAATAtctatgtttgaaaacatgctTTAGTACCGATATACTTCCTATGTAtcattttaaatagtttttaaaatttttatacatagattaaaaaaatacaaacttctatataatttattttggctacataaaaatatcattaatgaaattaattcaaccaataaaaaagaattcagtatttttgtaattaatcacaaaattcaaataatattaaattatttatataacaatggagaacatcatttattttgaaacaattttttttctttaaacacCACTTATTAAAAGTAGTACGGagggaataattttttttacaaaaagataGAAGTCAACCAGGATAAAATACTTATCACTTTCATGAATTCTggtttgattattattaatatattgcTTTATGTCTTGTAAATCAAATAATGTCAAAGTTGTGTTTTATTCACATGCTCTCATTGTGTTTATATAATACAACGACTACCGACTTAGAGTAGATAACTCCTACTTCTAATTACATCATTATCAACACTTTCAAGTATATCTAAAATATACTTCATAATTATCCTCctatactccccctcaagttgggAAGGTGAAGATTTCTCACTCCCAACTTGAACAACAAAGTCTCAAATTGCACTCGCCCAAGAGCTTTAGTCAACACATCTGCTACCTGTTCATGAGTTCGAACATGAACAGTCTCAAGTATCCCATCTTGTATTGCATCTCTAACTTGGTGACAGTCTGATTCAATATGCTTTGTTCGTTCATGGAACACCGGGTTCGCTGCTATATATATTGCAGACTTACTGTCACAGAACAACTTCGACGGTTTGACTTGCTTTGCTCCCAAGTCAAACAGCAACCTTCTTAACCACTTAATCTCGCGAGTTGCCTGAGCCATCGACCGGTACTCTGCCTCCGCCGACGAATGTGATACAACCTTCTGTTTCTTAGTCTTCCACGACACCGGCGAGTCTCCCACTAAAGCCACATAAGCACTTAACGATCTCCTAGTAACTGGACATGCCGACCAATCAGCGTCACAAAACACCGATAAGCTGAGATCACGCTGAGAACTGATCATAATACCTTGACCTGCAGTCCCTTTGAGATAGCGTACGACTCGCAATGCAGCATCCCATTGCACCTCCCTTGGCGCTTTCATGAACTGAGAAAGTATATGCACTGGATAAGAAATGTCGGGCCTTGTAATTGACAAATATATCAGACGCCCTACTAATCTCCGGTATTTCTCTGCATCTTTAAGGAACGGACTAGTATCCAAACTGAGTTTGTGGTGTTGTTCCATCGGAGTCCCAACCGGCTTTGAACCAAGGAGTCCTGTATCAGAAATGAGATCCAACGCATACTTCCTTTGCGTGAGCAAGAACCCCTCTTCTCCTCTTCCAACTTCTattccaagaaaatatttcaacttCCCCATATCTTTCATGTGAAAACAACCACTCAAATAATCCTTGAACTTCTCCAAAAACTTTATATTGTTTCCACAGACAAGCAGATCATCGACATAAATAAGCACTCTCAGCTCAATTCCACCTTTAGAGTACACGAACAAGGAGTAATCTGCATATGAATTGCGGAAGCCATACTTTTTCAGAGCATCAGTAAGCTTAGAAAACCAGCACCTAGGAGCCTGTCGTAGACCATAAACTGCCTTATGCAGTCTGCAAACCTTGTTCGGACCAGCAGCTTCAAATCCTTGGGGAAGTTTCATGTACACCTCCTCCTTGAGGTCTCCGTGCAAGAAGGCGTTATGCACATCCATCTGATGCACAATCCATCCTTTCCCTGCAACCACTCGCAACAAACTCCTCACAGTCGTCATCTTCGCAACCGGTGCGAATGTTTCTTTAAAATCTCTTCCTTTCGTCTGTCTATTCCCCAAAGCTACAAGACGAGACTTGGGTCTCTCCATCGTCCCATCTgcattgtatttatatttatatatccacATGTTACCAATCGCCTTCTTTCCTGGTGGGAGGTCCACGATGCTAAACGTTTTGTTCTCCTCAAATGCAACTATTTCCTTTTTCATGGAGTTCCTCCAAATCTcatattgcatagcttctttgAAACTTCTTGGTTCTCTCTCGCTTGTTATAGAAGCCAAGAAGGCTTTATGATCTGGAGAAAACCGTTCGTCAGATATATAAAGCTCTAGAGGATAAGGAGTTGTACCTTGGACTGTCGACGAAGACTCTGATTTGTGATTGAGAGCAGCAAGCTCGTGGTGGGGTTTCTTCAAATATTGAGCGTTGTAGCTTACGTAGTCTCTCAGCTTCACCGAAGGCACCTTTTCACGGTGACCTCTTCCCAACTCAGTCACAACCTCAGTCTCAGTCACTGTAGCCGCTTCTTCTCTCTTATCATTCTGACTACCCAACGGCACCAAACTCCCCTCTCTGTTTTCTGTACTCTGTTTTTCCACTGGAACAGAGTCAACTTCTGTCGGAACAGAGCTTTCCACTGGTACTCCTTTCGTTGCAGCATCTTCCTCTGGTGATTTACTCCCCCTGTCGCCTACAGCGACATCCATCACCCAGTCATCATCAGGTGATCCGACAGGTTCCCTCTGAAGTATCACATCCGCTCTACTTTCACTATAAGGAAACTCATTCTCAAAGAAGCTTATGTCTCTTGACACCAGAAACTTATTACTGTCTAAATCATAGACTCTCCATGCTTTCTTCCCAAAGGGGTAACCCACGAAGACACAGCGCCTGCTTCTCTCTCCAAACTTGTTCTTATCTCGATCTCGTCTATGAACATAACATAGCGACCCAAATACTCGCAAAGAATCATACGATGGCTTAACTCCAAACAGCTTCTCGTATGGTGAACTTCCTTTTAAAACCCTCGATGGAGTCATGTTGATTACATGTGCTGCAGTCGATATAGCCTCTCCCCAAAACTTGATAGGCATTTTGGACTGAAACAACAACGCACGCGCAACATTAAGAATGTGTCTGTGCTTCCTTTCTACTCGTGCGGAGTGTCTACACAAGACGTCTGATGCACGATCCCTTTGTCTCGAAAGAACTTTCCAAGACACATAAACTCTGTGCCATTGTCACTTCTAACTGTCTGAACTGAACATTCAAACTGTGTTTCTGCATATGCACAAAACTGTTGAATAACCTTCTTCACTTCCGATTTAGCAAGTAAGAGATACGTCCATACTGCCCTAGAAAAATCATCTACGATCGTGAGAAAGTAACTCGCACCACACGAAGCAGGTATACGATAGGGCCCCCAAACATCAATGTGTATAATCTCAAAAATCTTATTCGTTTTATTGATACTATCATTGAAAACATCCCTTGTCTGTTTTGCTCTAAAACAAACGTCACACGGACTAGAGCCAGACTTATTCATAACACCAGAAAGCTCATGTAAAGTAGAAAAAACACCAAAAGCTGGATGCCCGAGTCGTCGATGCCATAAGAGTCGATCACTACTGTTTCCATCTGCTCTGCTAGCTCGTGCTACCCTGACATCCTTAAAGAAATAAACCCCACCACGTTCTTCACCGGCTCCAATCAGAGTCTTCGAAGAACGGTCCTGCAAAACACAAATTGTATCTGTGAATAACGCAAAACAATTACTATGTTTCAGCAACTTTGATACAGAGATCAAAGTACAATCCAATTTTGGTACAAAGAGAACATCTTTGAGTGAGATACGATCTGTAAGTATCATATCACCCATCTGTATCGAGGTTGAGGTTCCTCCATCAGCAAACCCGACGACACACGGTGAAGTCTTCCTTACATTCACTAGATGTCTTATGTCGCCggtcatgtgatgagaagcccCGGAGTCGATAATTACATCTCCAAGAGTCTTACCAGAAAGCTTCTCATAATGGGAAGCTGCCTTTCCCTCGTTGATGATCTGTGTGATAGCCTTCCACTGCTCAGGCGTAAGATCAGTCCCACCAGCGCCATGTGAACTCGTAGCATGTGCTGTATGAGCACTTCCTCGACCACCGCCTCTTGCACTCGAACTGCCACGACCTCTGCTTGAGCCTCTGCCTCGTCTATCATTCATCCACTCTGGATAACCAATCAGCTGCCAACAATTGTTTTTATCATGCCCAGTCTTTCCACAGTTTGAGCACCCTCTgtctcttcctctgtttccatAGTTAGGACTGCTTCCCTCAGCTTTCGTCCCATAACCACTGGAGTCTCTCACTTCTCTCGAGTCCTTTTGACTCTCTCCTTCTTGTCGTGCCACAAAGCCTACAGACTCTTGTGGAACCACTTCTCTTGACTTTGCAGTATTGAGACGTGCTTCTTCCCTTATGACTTTGGCATACACCTTTCCCAAATCTGGCATCTCATCAGCTTCAATAATGGCAGTAACTACATTACCGAACCGAGACTCATCCAACCCCATTATAAATTGATGAACTCGTTCGtcctctctctccttctcaTAAACCGTCGCTGCAGAACAAGTACACGCAGGAGGAGGTCGATAGGTTTGCAGTTCTTCCCACATCACTGCAAGACGACCGTAATAATCGATCACAGCTTGTCCGTTCTGCCTGCACGAGGCTAATTGCTCCATCAACTGATGAATCCGTACTTTGTTCCCTACTTCAAATCGTTTCTTCAGATTCTCCCATAGCTTGTGCGCTTCAGTAATAAAGGTCACAGTTGACCTTACTCTTGGCTCGATGGAAGATCTAATCCATCCTACTATCATGGAGTTCACGCTCAGCCATGATTCTAGATCGGAGCTATCTTCACTCGGCTTTGGTAGGGTTCCATCGACGAACCCATTCTTCTTCTTAGCTCGAAGAGCATTCATCATCTCCATCGCCCATTCATTGTAGTTATCTCCCTTCAATTGAACAGACGTAATCAGAGCTCCTGGATTATCGGAGCTAAACAGAGAGTACGGCGTCATCTCTCTTATATCACCAGACTTCGTAACTATCTTCTTTCCTTCGTCGGAATCTCCCATCGTGAAGCTagaatttcaaaacaaaaattccTTGAACAATCACTTTCAAGATctccgctctgataccatgtaaatcAAATAATGTCAAAGTTGTGTTTTATTCACATGCTCTCATTGTGTTTATATAATACAACGACTACCGACTTAGAGTAGATAACTCCTACTTCTAATTACATCATTATCAACACTTTCAAGTATATCTAAAATATACTTCATAATTATCCTCCTATATGTCTACATCTGTATAACATTCACA is drawn from Raphanus sativus cultivar WK10039 unplaced genomic scaffold, ASM80110v3 Scaffold3114, whole genome shotgun sequence and contains these coding sequences:
- the LOC130506320 gene encoding persulfide dioxygenase ETHE1 homolog, mitochondrial; translated protein: MLMTRFSRLHHLLLLQPRFQQSRVLRHPPTKPRTFIRSAMGSSSSFSSSKLLFRQLFEKESSTYTYLLADISHPDKPALLIDPVDKTVDRDLKLINELGLKLVYAMNTHVHADHVTGTGLLKTKLPGVKSVISKASGSKADKFLEHGEKVSIGNIYLEVRSTPGHTAGCVTYVTGEGADQPQPRMAFTGDAVLIRGCGRTDFQGGSSDQLYESVHSQIFTLPKDTLIYPAHDYKGYEVSTVGEEMQHNPRLTKDKETFKTIMSNLNLAYPKMIDVAVPANMVCGLQDLPSQPN
- the LOC130506321 gene encoding LOW QUALITY PROTEIN: uncharacterized protein LOC130506321 (The sequence of the model RefSeq protein was modified relative to this genomic sequence to represent the inferred CDS: substituted 2 bases at 2 genomic stop codons), with translation MTCKRKWRKDEWVFDLCPQRNKNSIKLACSDLSXAHXLNPSRGDVYL